A stretch of Rubinisphaera margarita DNA encodes these proteins:
- a CDS encoding phage major capsid protein — protein MRGQNLRELVESLGAEAFYGKACSLLNEGELTVDDFSYYELADACQVLPRLRSVQESLQGQPVSAALLRESNPGVGTTLFQVMSGELIGRKVLEGYENDDGFIGDKLVTVVRSSLRNQKLVGFRALAGPTEVPEGHPYEESTFEEKYVTTAEAKQGRILSINEELIAFDQSGEINRRAMALGHYLRQERERTIVRGVTDADAGQGKYVYRPSGSGASLYATDGSRRNWVGVGNTTSPDFDAAVPLVDWTDIEEVLHYRATQVRDDRIDGTSRPVIAPAKYVLVPEALRGTARGIVHATEVRQVTADGEMSVANPFGGMLDVLSSPFIDEQGGAAASDWYVGDFARQFVWTEIWPVQTFLQRSESEAAFERDVVLRVKARYFGGISAVDTAYVTKVDGE, from the coding sequence ATGCGTGGGCAGAATTTGCGGGAGCTGGTGGAGTCGCTGGGGGCGGAGGCGTTCTATGGGAAGGCGTGTTCGCTGCTCAATGAGGGGGAGCTGACGGTTGATGACTTCAGCTATTACGAGCTGGCGGATGCGTGCCAGGTGTTGCCGCGATTGCGGTCGGTCCAGGAGTCTCTGCAGGGGCAGCCGGTTTCTGCGGCGTTGCTGCGGGAGTCGAATCCTGGAGTGGGGACGACGCTGTTTCAGGTGATGTCGGGTGAGCTGATTGGCCGGAAGGTGCTCGAAGGTTACGAGAACGACGACGGATTCATTGGCGACAAGCTGGTGACGGTGGTGAGGAGTTCGCTGCGGAATCAGAAGCTGGTCGGCTTTCGGGCACTGGCGGGGCCGACGGAGGTGCCGGAGGGGCATCCGTATGAGGAGTCGACGTTCGAAGAGAAGTACGTGACGACGGCGGAGGCGAAGCAGGGGCGGATTCTGTCGATCAACGAGGAGTTGATCGCGTTTGATCAGAGTGGCGAGATCAACCGGCGGGCGATGGCGCTGGGGCATTATCTGCGGCAGGAACGGGAGCGGACGATTGTTCGTGGCGTGACGGACGCGGACGCCGGCCAGGGGAAGTATGTCTATCGGCCGAGCGGCAGTGGTGCGTCTCTGTATGCGACGGATGGTTCGCGTCGGAACTGGGTGGGCGTGGGGAATACGACGTCGCCGGATTTTGACGCCGCGGTGCCGCTGGTGGACTGGACGGACATTGAGGAGGTGCTGCACTACCGGGCGACCCAGGTGCGGGACGATCGGATTGATGGGACATCGCGGCCGGTGATTGCTCCGGCGAAGTATGTGCTGGTGCCGGAGGCGTTGCGGGGAACGGCGAGGGGAATCGTGCATGCGACGGAGGTTCGTCAGGTGACGGCTGACGGAGAGATGTCGGTGGCGAATCCGTTTGGCGGAATGCTGGATGTGCTGAGTTCGCCGTTCATTGATGAGCAGGGGGGAGCGGCGGCCAGTGACTGGTATGTCGGTGACTTTGCGCGTCAGTTTGTGTGGACTGAGATCTGGCCGGTGCAGACGTTCCTGCAGCGATCGGAGAGTGAAGCGGCGTTCGAGCGGGATGTGGTGCTGCGAGTGAAGGCGCGGTACTTCGGAGGGATCTCGGCGGTTGATACGGCGTATGTGACGAAGGTGGATGGGGAGTGA